One genomic segment of Drosophila melanogaster chromosome 3L includes these proteins:
- the CG13310 gene encoding uncharacterized protein: MLHLQLTLLSCLLVLANCKIQKQIPTNSWRDMLFGSKWLTPAPRWRESKFLPIFALVPIGPGSCSAPSGEQGNCIPSKDCVLRNGIPAGPCGGGYGVCCIFLQTCGGIIRENSTYFVNPNHPDVYDGTGSCQVTVQKLHPDICQLRLDLDMFSIAPPEAANHLCNQDQLLISGGSPTPTICGSSTGDHMYIDAGLGQSNPIVLSVITSGSFPRLWRIRVTQIHCGSISRADQGCLQYYTAISGRVRSFNYNTVGGRQLSNQDYSICIRNERNFCGIQYNACPDLENNRSRSFTLTGNSNNPVATMVGGGGGMPPNLNGCTSDWLLIGCIRSADRIPPLPGCEDRVCGGTFSAEAGMLAKTVQSSVRPFRLYFHTDGVEAPNDIDNRGFCLDYVQQPCTNGF; the protein is encoded by the exons ATGTTGCATCTGCAACTGACTCTGCTCTCCTGCCTCTTGGTCCTGGCCAACTGTAAAATCCAGAAACAGATTCCGACAAACAGTTGGCGGGATATGCTTTTCGGCAGCAAGTGGCTAACTCCTGCACCACGTTGGCGCGAATCCAAAT TTTTGCCCATTTTCGCCCTGGTGCCCATCGGTCCTGGCAGCTGTTCAGCGCCCTCCGGCGAACAGGGAAATTGCATTCCCAGCAAGGATTGTGTACTGCGGAACGGCATCCCGGCCGGTCCTTGTGGCGGTGGCTATGGCGTCTGCTGCATCT TTCTACAGACGTGCGGCGGTATTATACGAGAGAACTCCACTTACTTTGTGAATCCCAATCACCCGGATGTCTACGATGGCACTGGTAGTTGTCAGGTAACCGTTCAAAAACTGCATCCGGACATCTGTCAGCTGCGCTTGGATTTGGATATGTTCTCGATAGCTCCTCCAGAGGCAGCCAATCATCTGTGCAATCAGGATCAGTTGCTCATATCGGGCGGTAGTCCCACGCCCACCATTTGTGGCAGTTCAACGGGAGATCACA TGTACATTGACGCGGGTCTTGGCCAGAGCAATCCGATTGTTTTGTCGGTGATCACCAGCGGAAGTTTTCCGCGTCTGTGGCGAATCCGCGTCACCCAAATCCACTGTGGTAGCATCAGTCGAGCGGACCAAGGCTGTCTGCAGTACTATACGGCAATTAGTGGTCGTGTGCGCAGCTTTAATTACAACACGGTGGGTGGAAGACAACTGTCCAATCAGGACTACAGCATCTGCATACGGAACGAGCGCAACTTTTGCGGCATTCAGTACAACGCATGTCCGGATCTGGAGAACAACAGATCCAGATCGTTCACACTCACTGGGAACTCCAACAATCCGGTGGCCAcgatggtgggtggtggtggtggcatgCCACCAAACTTGAACGGTTGCACAAGCGATTGGCTACTGATTGGTTGCATTCGATCGGCGGACAGGATTCCTCCTCTGCCTGGTTGCGAGGATCGCGTCTGTGGAGGCACCTTTAGTGCGGAGGCCGGAATGCTCGCCAAAACAGTGCAAT CAAGTGTTCGTCCTTTCCGGCTTTATTTCCACACGGACGGAGTAGAAGCGCCGAATGATATAGACAACCGAGGATTTTGCCTTGATTATGTTCAGCAACCATGCACAAATGGCTTTTAG
- the CG13311 gene encoding uncharacterized protein, producing MQQSQILRNLCLIVVVSSMAVLVQGVCNSCQANNVKCLNETHYSFCSDNVAPNQVLQCPDNKVCTDLAIICMDSSVVDSSCSGTADGSCPTCDGNSMFVCTSRTTFQMCDGTNLTGQVTKCKDNKICSIKSGKYCVDLCEVGDSVECDRDSPL from the exons ATGCAGCAATCCCAAATCCTAAGAAACCTA tGCCTCATTGTGGTTGTAAGCTCGATGGCAGTTCTGGTCCAAGGAGTGTGCAACAGTTGCCAAGCCAACAATGTGAAATGCCTGAATGAAACGCACTATAGCTTTTGCTCCGATAATGTGGCGCCCAATCAGGTCCTTCAGTGTCCGGATAACAAGGTCTGCACCGACCTGGCAATCATCTGCATGGACAGCAGTGTAGTGGATAGCTCCTGCTCAGGCACTGCCGATGGATCCTGCCCCACCTGCGATGGAAACAGCATGTTCGTCTGCACCAGTCGCACCACCTTCCAGATGTGCGATGGCACCAACCTAACTGGCCAGGTCACCAAGTGCAAGGACAACAAGATCTGCTCGATTAAATCGGGCAAATACTGCGTGGATCTCTGCGAAGTGGGTGATTCCGTCGAATGCGATAGGGACAGTCCGCTATAG